A window of Sulfurimonas gotlandica GD1 contains these coding sequences:
- the mrdA gene encoding penicillin-binding protein 2 produces the protein MKIKFILAIFIITWLTLIVRVFFLAVESNTYYENLSHSNTIKSEKIAPVRGEIVDRNNRPVAINELGFKIQLRPHLRLKKNIKIFNEEIDNIVKLLPNLNRERLIADYIKKDSYYNHNYIDIVHFISNEDIMPVYSVLSLRENVNIVPAPKRYYPYGDIGSHTIGYVSRANKKDIKDDKLLELIGYTGKTGIENYYNTYLQGEAGEREIKVNANNQEIEELSYVGANEDRKLTLSIDIEFQKYVSSLFDKKAGAVIVMGVDGAILAASSFPEYDLNTFVSGISHEVWNKLSKSLDKPFTNKLVNGLYPPGSTIKTGLGLLYITTDIDKTWTVDCRSSMPLGKRVFRCWKKDGHRITGIKKAIRESCDDFFYKGSLQVGIKKMSEGLMRYGLGKKTGVDLPNEFIGVVPSRDWKRKRYNRPWFIGETVNTSIGQGDFLVTPMQIAQFTALMATSKLPTPHFAKSIGTKPYQPLVQEVLTEEELKKLPLIQQAMYEVCNYPKGTATQYLSSKVSIAGKTGTAQVVTILQDIEDRVLEHEMSYYNRSHAWFTSYGPYKNPQYVVLAMVEHGGHGGAAAGEIVSKIYNKLLELKYIK, from the coding sequence ATGAAAATCAAATTTATCCTTGCTATATTTATTATAACTTGGCTGACTCTTATAGTTAGAGTGTTTTTTCTTGCAGTTGAATCAAACACGTATTACGAGAATCTTTCTCATTCAAATACTATAAAAAGTGAAAAAATAGCACCAGTTAGAGGTGAAATTGTAGATAGAAATAACAGGCCTGTAGCCATAAACGAACTAGGTTTTAAGATACAGCTTCGTCCACATCTGCGCTTGAAAAAAAACATTAAGATTTTTAATGAAGAGATAGACAATATAGTTAAACTACTTCCTAATTTGAATAGAGAAAGGTTGATTGCAGACTACATAAAAAAAGACTCTTACTATAATCACAACTATATAGATATAGTTCATTTTATCTCTAACGAAGATATTATGCCTGTATATTCTGTTCTTAGTTTAAGAGAAAACGTAAATATTGTTCCAGCTCCAAAGAGATACTATCCATATGGAGATATTGGCTCACATACCATTGGCTATGTGTCCCGTGCAAACAAAAAAGACATAAAAGATGATAAATTATTAGAACTTATAGGTTATACGGGTAAAACAGGAATTGAAAATTATTACAATACTTATCTTCAAGGAGAAGCAGGAGAAAGGGAAATAAAAGTAAATGCTAATAATCAGGAGATAGAAGAGCTTTCTTATGTCGGCGCAAATGAAGATAGAAAGCTCACCCTTAGCATCGATATAGAGTTTCAAAAATATGTATCCTCTCTTTTTGATAAAAAGGCCGGCGCAGTTATTGTGATGGGCGTTGATGGTGCTATTCTTGCTGCTAGTAGCTTTCCAGAGTATGATTTAAATACGTTTGTATCAGGAATCTCTCATGAAGTATGGAATAAACTTTCAAAAAGTTTGGACAAACCGTTCACGAACAAGCTCGTAAACGGTCTCTATCCTCCAGGCTCAACCATTAAAACCGGTTTAGGACTACTCTATATAACAACCGATATTGATAAAACTTGGACCGTTGATTGTAGATCTTCTATGCCACTTGGTAAACGTGTATTTAGATGTTGGAAAAAAGATGGACATAGAATAACAGGTATAAAGAAAGCTATAAGAGAGAGTTGTGATGATTTTTTCTATAAAGGAAGCCTTCAAGTCGGTATAAAGAAGATGAGCGAAGGTCTTATGAGATATGGTCTTGGCAAAAAAACAGGAGTTGATTTGCCTAATGAGTTTATAGGTGTGGTCCCTTCAAGAGATTGGAAAAGAAAAAGGTACAACAGACCTTGGTTTATTGGTGAAACGGTTAATACTTCAATAGGTCAGGGTGATTTTCTTGTTACCCCTATGCAGATTGCTCAGTTTACTGCTCTTATGGCAACGTCTAAACTGCCAACTCCTCACTTTGCGAAATCTATAGGCACTAAACCATATCAACCTTTAGTACAAGAAGTACTTACTGAAGAAGAGTTGAAGAAACTTCCTTTAATACAACAAGCGATGTATGAAGTTTGTAATTATCCAAAAGGAACAGCGACACAGTATTTAAGCTCGAAGGTAAGTATTGCTGGTAAGACGGGAACTGCTCAGGTTGTAACAATTTTACAAGATATTGAAGACAGGGTGTTAGAACATGAAATGTCATACTACAACCGTTCTCATGCCTGGTTTACTTCTTATGGACCATACAAAAACCCTCAGTATGTTGTTTTAGCTATGGTTGAGCATGGCGGGCATGGTGGTGCCGCAGCTGGTGAGATTGTTTCAAAAATATACAATAAGCTCTTGGAGTTAAAATACATTAAATAA